In Leptospira kanakyensis, a genomic segment contains:
- a CDS encoding chemotaxis protein CheX: MDPLIDEKFILTVSQVLPEHFQKTLLVFAEREAYGPSKNEGLCFENCTLVEFVGDINGKVYLALDGYTKLKLLPKIAKAFQIDPTSRSHSASIMMEFANQIAGKLITEMRLGRYEIDILPPENLNHKLVPISLEHFRQYILIFNLKDRRGEEYMGRLYLILLLEKFPTAKN, from the coding sequence ATGGATCCGCTCATTGATGAAAAGTTTATCCTAACAGTTTCGCAAGTATTACCGGAACATTTTCAAAAAACTCTATTGGTTTTTGCGGAACGAGAAGCCTATGGCCCTTCGAAAAATGAAGGGTTATGTTTTGAAAATTGTACCCTTGTTGAATTTGTAGGTGATATCAATGGAAAAGTATATCTTGCTTTAGATGGATATACAAAACTAAAACTCCTTCCAAAAATTGCCAAAGCCTTCCAAATTGATCCCACTTCTCGTTCGCACTCCGCATCCATCATGATGGAATTTGCAAACCAGATCGCTGGAAAATTAATTACGGAGATGAGACTGGGACGTTACGAAATTGATATTTTACCTCCAGAAAATTTAAATCATAAACTCGTTCCTATTTCTTTAGAACACTTTCGCCAGTACATTCTTATCTTTAATCTCAAAGACCGAAGAGGAGAAGAGTATATGGGTAGGCTGTATTTGATTTTATTGTTGGAAAAATTTCCCACTGCCAAAAACTAA
- a CDS encoding alpha/beta hydrolase, with protein MKPYVLAIPLVLSYAGLKQKKPLERKELQLPDTGRRVFHFYPTGKNPESLPGVYIQHGMSVMGIDDPRILELAENIANSNHSVFLPELPEVKGLRIEEQTITHIQDLMMEIHSTKHLFNGSDLGYLSASFSGGMGLIAASKSNIRNKIKTSMAIGAYCDFLDTVPFVFSNYEIDPYAVYVILYNFIHRFEPALAEELQPVYYEAALDNGLKRNGKSALTETLLSRTSTRAKDFFSEVGADGNFRKELAKRVLDTVPKNLPENLSPFYQLETLAGPVSLLHGKTDPVISPEESEKLTRLFQKKQIPYVYRSSTALTHGDSLPLHSQIFGVPALLQTFGSFLYWLGR; from the coding sequence ATGAAACCTTATGTTTTGGCAATCCCACTCGTTTTGAGTTACGCAGGGCTTAAACAAAAAAAACCACTAGAACGTAAAGAACTACAACTACCTGACACTGGCCGGAGAGTGTTTCATTTTTATCCGACAGGTAAAAACCCAGAATCTTTACCTGGGGTTTACATCCAACATGGAATGAGTGTCATGGGAATTGACGATCCACGGATTTTGGAACTTGCAGAAAACATTGCTAATTCCAATCACAGTGTCTTCCTTCCTGAACTTCCCGAAGTCAAAGGACTTAGAATTGAAGAACAAACCATAACACATATCCAAGATTTAATGATGGAAATCCATTCCACCAAGCATTTGTTCAATGGAAGTGATTTAGGTTATCTCTCGGCTAGTTTTTCTGGAGGGATGGGTCTCATTGCCGCATCCAAATCCAATATTAGAAACAAAATCAAAACTTCCATGGCCATTGGTGCCTATTGCGATTTTTTGGATACGGTGCCATTTGTTTTTTCAAATTATGAAATTGATCCGTACGCAGTGTACGTGATCCTTTATAATTTTATCCATCGTTTTGAACCGGCACTTGCCGAAGAATTACAACCCGTATATTACGAAGCGGCACTCGACAATGGACTGAAACGAAACGGAAAAAGCGCCCTAACAGAAACTTTGCTCAGTCGCACTTCTACCCGTGCCAAAGATTTTTTTTCTGAGGTAGGGGCCGACGGAAATTTCAGGAAAGAACTAGCAAAGCGAGTTCTGGACACTGTTCCGAAAAACCTTCCGGAAAATCTTTCCCCGTTTTACCAGTTGGAAACCTTAGCCGGTCCAGTTTCCCTCCTTCATGGAAAAACAGACCCGGTCATTTCCCCAGAGGAATCGGAAAAACTCACTAGGCTCTTCCAGAAAAAACAGATTCCTTATGTCTACCGCAGCTCGACTGCCCTCACCCATGGGGATAGCCTTCCCCTGCACTCTCAAATTTTTGGGGTTCCGGCCCTCCTCCAGACCTTCGGAAGTTTTCTATATTGGCTCGGCCGATAG
- a CDS encoding class I SAM-dependent DNA methyltransferase, producing the protein MKLYSELAEYYFTIEEASRKFSEEILFLRETFKRHKIQTVLDIGCGTGEHIKELQGMGFKPLGVDGSPRMLEIAKVRFPHCQFELGKMEAYVAKQPVDAVICLYGTFNYLINDDLVQNFLRNCHKNLKQAGLLVLEIWNADPIHRIKRKPITTVSNVRQGATSIRRNRGFRLTRADDVAIVEVNYVYNLNQKDLKDKHTMRVFHFPQVQNFLDDNKFDVLHVYSNYDGEKYIKTGARMLIVAKKRS; encoded by the coding sequence ATGAAACTCTATTCCGAATTGGCCGAATACTATTTTACCATCGAAGAAGCAAGCCGCAAGTTTTCGGAAGAAATTCTTTTCCTGCGGGAAACATTTAAGCGACATAAAATTCAAACCGTTTTGGACATTGGTTGTGGGACGGGGGAACATATCAAAGAACTCCAGGGAATGGGTTTCAAACCACTCGGTGTCGATGGTTCCCCTCGGATGTTGGAAATTGCTAAAGTGAGATTTCCTCATTGCCAATTTGAACTGGGAAAAATGGAAGCTTACGTCGCCAAACAACCAGTTGACGCAGTGATTTGTCTGTATGGAACCTTCAATTATCTCATCAACGACGATTTGGTTCAAAATTTCCTACGTAATTGTCATAAAAACTTAAAACAAGCTGGCCTTTTGGTTTTAGAAATTTGGAATGCGGATCCCATCCACCGTATCAAACGAAAACCCATCACAACAGTGAGTAATGTGCGCCAAGGTGCCACTTCGATTCGTAGAAATCGAGGATTTCGTTTAACAAGAGCAGACGATGTTGCGATTGTAGAAGTGAATTATGTATATAATCTAAATCAAAAGGATTTAAAAGACAAACATACGATGCGTGTCTTTCATTTTCCACAGGTTCAGAATTTCTTAGACGATAATAAATTTGATGTCCTTCATGTTTATAGCAACTACGACGGTGAAAAGTATATAAAAACCGGCGCAAGGATGCTCATCGTAGCCAAAAAGAGGTCTTGA